The following proteins come from a genomic window of Pyxidicoccus sp. MSG2:
- a CDS encoding ATP-binding protein: MELVLFIGLQGSGKSSFQRQRFAETHVLVSKDLWPHARRKEARQRRYISEALAAGRSVVVDNTNPSPEVRAPLIALGRAHGARVVGYYFASDLKVCLERNAQRQGRARVPEVALFATVKQLQRPGRAEGFDALYHVTLNAEGDFRVEDWKEEADGTG, translated from the coding sequence ATGGAACTGGTCCTGTTCATCGGCCTGCAGGGCTCGGGGAAGAGCAGCTTCCAGCGCCAGCGCTTCGCTGAAACGCACGTGCTGGTGAGCAAGGACCTGTGGCCCCACGCGCGCCGGAAGGAGGCGAGGCAGCGGCGGTACATCTCCGAGGCGCTCGCGGCGGGACGCTCGGTGGTGGTGGACAACACGAACCCGTCGCCCGAGGTGCGCGCGCCCCTCATCGCCCTGGGCCGGGCGCACGGCGCGCGCGTCGTCGGCTACTACTTCGCTTCGGACTTGAAGGTGTGCCTGGAGCGCAACGCCCAACGGCAGGGACGGGCGAGGGTGCCGGAGGTGGCGCTGTTCGCCACCGTGAAGCAGCTCCAGCGCCCAGGCCGTGCCGAGGGCTTCGATGCGCTGTACCACGTGACGTTGAACGCGGAAGGCGACTTCCGCGTCGAGGATTGGAAGGAGGAGGCCGATGGAACCGGATGA
- a CDS encoding tRNA(His) guanylyltransferase Thg1 family protein — translation MEPDELATRMRQGEVFHGLRLLPGAWTVLRVDGRGFSRFTGERFEKPFDPAFHQLMVRTASALLEDLQGVYAYTQSDEISVLFRPEWSLFDRSMEKLVSLSAGLASATFTLAAGVPAMFDGRAWLGTNERAVLDYFQWRQSDGSRCALHGYCYWTLRKEGRTATQATRELDGRNVGFKNELLFQRGINFNEVPLWQRRGSAIFWEQYMKEGVDPRNGHRTQTSRRRLKVDSELPMKEAYEDYLRGLLAVSPT, via the coding sequence ATGGAACCGGATGAGCTGGCAACCCGCATGCGACAGGGAGAGGTGTTCCACGGCCTGCGCCTGCTGCCGGGGGCGTGGACGGTGCTGCGCGTGGACGGCCGGGGCTTCTCGCGCTTCACCGGGGAGCGCTTCGAGAAGCCCTTCGACCCGGCCTTCCACCAGCTGATGGTGCGCACCGCCAGCGCGCTGCTGGAGGACCTCCAGGGCGTGTACGCGTACACGCAGAGCGACGAAATCTCCGTCCTCTTCCGGCCGGAGTGGTCGCTGTTCGACCGCTCCATGGAGAAGCTCGTCTCGCTGTCCGCGGGCCTCGCCAGCGCCACCTTCACGCTCGCGGCGGGCGTGCCGGCCATGTTCGACGGTCGCGCGTGGCTGGGCACCAACGAGCGCGCGGTGCTGGACTACTTCCAGTGGCGCCAGTCGGACGGCAGCCGGTGCGCGCTGCATGGCTATTGCTACTGGACGCTGCGCAAGGAGGGCCGCACGGCGACCCAGGCCACGCGCGAGCTGGACGGCCGCAACGTGGGCTTCAAGAACGAGCTGCTCTTCCAGCGCGGCATCAACTTCAACGAGGTGCCGCTCTGGCAGCGCCGGGGCTCCGCCATCTTCTGGGAGCAGTACATGAAGGAGGGCGTGGACCCGCGCAACGGCCACCGCACGCAGACGTCGCGGCGGCGGCTCAAGGTGGACTCGGAGCTTCCGATGAAGGAGGCCTACGAGGACTACCTGCGCGGCCTCCTCGCCGTCAGCCCGACGTAG
- a CDS encoding DUF350 domain-containing protein: MDLVLLLVGLVKVVFGGLVAALGIWLGLRGLSRILGTNPVEELRQGNAAAGTVHAASLLSLGLLVQHAVQATSDAVDLTVRTPPFQPLMVGKLVAVAVLHVGLSLGVGVAVLAMGILLFDRMTPGIDELAEVRKGNVAAALILSAILVVLALLTAPGLQAALNGLIPFPQLPEGTLRAPA; the protein is encoded by the coding sequence ATGGACCTCGTCCTTCTCCTCGTCGGCCTCGTCAAGGTGGTGTTCGGCGGGCTCGTCGCCGCGCTCGGCATCTGGCTGGGGCTGCGCGGCCTGAGCCGCATCCTCGGCACCAACCCCGTGGAGGAGTTGCGCCAGGGCAACGCCGCCGCCGGCACCGTGCACGCCGCCAGCCTGCTGTCGCTGGGCCTGCTGGTGCAGCACGCGGTGCAGGCCACGTCGGACGCGGTGGACCTCACCGTGCGCACCCCACCCTTCCAGCCGCTGATGGTGGGCAAGCTCGTCGCCGTCGCGGTGCTGCACGTGGGGCTGTCCCTGGGCGTGGGCGTGGCGGTGCTGGCGATGGGCATCCTGCTGTTCGACCGGATGACGCCCGGCATCGACGAGCTGGCGGAGGTGCGCAAGGGCAACGTGGCCGCGGCGCTCATCCTCTCCGCCATCCTGGTGGTGCTCGCGCTGCTGACGGCGCCGGGGCTCCAGGCGGCGCTCAACGGCCTCATCCCCTTCCCGCAGCTGCCCGAAGGGACGCTGCGCGCACCCGCGTGA
- a CDS encoding CAP domain-containing protein, with the protein MASRSLPLFLLGAAVLGGCGAPESPVTETGEGALVPAVETSEPSNAVSAFAYCDDVTTWDANWASLESQVLTLVNQRRAAGATCGGVAKPAAPALTLDTRLRCAARHHSRDMGTNNFMSHTGSDGTTPWQRITSAGYTYRSAAENVAAGYSTAAAVVNGWMSSTGHCNNIMNAGLRHIGIGYFYAPTSTYKHYWTQDFGTP; encoded by the coding sequence ATGGCCTCCCGCTCCCTTCCGCTGTTCCTCCTGGGTGCCGCCGTCCTCGGCGGCTGCGGCGCTCCCGAGTCGCCCGTCACCGAGACGGGCGAGGGCGCGCTCGTCCCCGCCGTGGAGACCTCCGAGCCGTCCAACGCCGTCTCCGCGTTCGCCTACTGCGACGACGTGACGACGTGGGATGCGAACTGGGCCAGCCTGGAGTCCCAGGTGCTCACCCTGGTCAACCAGCGCCGGGCCGCGGGTGCCACCTGTGGCGGCGTGGCGAAGCCCGCGGCGCCCGCGCTCACGCTCGACACCCGGCTGCGCTGCGCGGCGCGCCACCACTCGCGCGACATGGGGACGAACAACTTCATGAGCCACACCGGCTCGGACGGCACCACGCCGTGGCAGCGCATCACCTCGGCCGGCTACACGTACCGGAGCGCCGCGGAGAACGTCGCGGCCGGCTACTCCACCGCCGCCGCCGTGGTGAACGGGTGGATGTCCAGCACCGGCCACTGCAACAACATCATGAACGCCGGCCTGCGCCACATCGGCATCGGCTACTTCTACGCGCCGACGAGCACCTACAAGCACTACTGGACGCAGGACTTCGGCACGCCCTGA
- a CDS encoding S41 family peptidase: MSSAHELVRFFSPGSHAFELDAALAKALDGPTVDWDGAARAYAEVLEDVCAKEATPARPLPSATVEDLGDIAVIHPGPGEVILPPRARAVAIDLRGLTEAPGLEEALARAIGVASTRPVARVSHRVRSHQGLTDEFNARNIYANTTALLSAPPYAPWGQAELPVALLTSAALPPTAARFAVDLRAAGRAWLQGEPVSTAAAESRWVPIGAQGLAIRVLQLSDAEGRLPDLLPADRPLQGALADSLRELPTAGTPGALDQSVPAARARMVPRSPQLQSPPAPEQSAGIARADLLIVHGAMRRFFPYFAVVGDGIDARLEETLAAVDAAPVSRERIRQLLRRFGAVLQDGHGFVIDSKPPATGILPALLEEVAGAPVVHRSLVPQLRPGDTLVRIGSMSAADWYAEELARTSAATPGYRFDLATRRLGEQGEPLTLGLRALDGSERTETVRPWPPADAAAGLGPWGSLRPAGFLGDLGAPSVYYINLSGDVLTDLGDFLTRLKEASGARGLVLDMRGYPGIDQHAAAQHLLQNTVRSAIFRIPSWTGPDQLDMEEVQYTFPPLPEPSFTGPIVLLVGPHTVSAAENFSIMLVAQKRVRVVGQRSAGTNGNVTMLQLPGAFRFISTGAEVLFPDRSTFHGVGIVPDVEVAPTAEDLATGRDAELLAAIELLLQ; the protein is encoded by the coding sequence ATGTCGTCGGCCCACGAACTGGTGCGCTTCTTCAGCCCGGGCAGCCACGCCTTCGAGCTGGATGCCGCGCTCGCGAAGGCGCTGGACGGCCCCACCGTCGACTGGGATGGCGCGGCCCGCGCCTATGCCGAGGTGCTCGAGGACGTGTGCGCGAAGGAGGCCACTCCCGCACGGCCCCTGCCCTCCGCGACCGTGGAGGACCTGGGCGACATCGCGGTCATCCACCCGGGCCCGGGCGAGGTGATTCTGCCGCCGAGAGCACGGGCCGTGGCCATCGACCTCCGGGGGCTGACCGAAGCTCCGGGCCTGGAGGAGGCCCTCGCGCGCGCCATCGGTGTCGCCAGCACCCGGCCCGTGGCGCGGGTGAGCCACCGCGTCCGCAGCCACCAGGGGCTGACGGACGAGTTCAACGCCCGGAACATCTATGCGAACACCACGGCCCTGCTGAGCGCTCCGCCGTACGCGCCCTGGGGTCAGGCGGAGCTGCCCGTGGCGCTGCTCACGAGCGCCGCCCTGCCTCCCACGGCGGCGCGCTTCGCGGTGGACCTGCGCGCGGCGGGACGCGCCTGGCTCCAGGGCGAGCCCGTGTCCACCGCCGCGGCGGAGTCCCGCTGGGTGCCCATCGGCGCGCAGGGGCTCGCCATCCGCGTCCTCCAGCTCTCGGACGCCGAGGGCCGGCTGCCGGACCTGCTGCCCGCGGACCGGCCGCTGCAGGGGGCCCTGGCCGACAGCCTGCGCGAGCTTCCCACGGCAGGCACGCCGGGCGCGCTGGACCAGAGCGTCCCAGCCGCCCGGGCTCGCATGGTGCCTCGGAGCCCGCAGCTCCAATCGCCTCCTGCGCCGGAGCAGTCCGCCGGCATCGCCCGCGCGGACCTGCTCATCGTCCACGGGGCCATGCGGCGCTTCTTCCCCTACTTCGCCGTCGTCGGGGACGGCATCGACGCGCGGCTGGAGGAGACGCTCGCCGCCGTGGACGCGGCGCCCGTGAGCCGCGAGCGCATCCGCCAGTTGCTGCGCCGGTTCGGTGCCGTCCTGCAGGACGGGCATGGCTTCGTCATCGACTCGAAGCCCCCCGCCACCGGGATACTGCCCGCTCTCCTGGAGGAAGTCGCGGGAGCGCCGGTGGTGCACCGCTCGCTGGTGCCACAGCTGAGGCCGGGAGACACGCTGGTGCGCATCGGGTCCATGTCCGCCGCCGACTGGTACGCCGAGGAGCTGGCCCGCACCTCCGCCGCCACGCCGGGCTACCGGTTCGACCTGGCCACGCGCAGGCTGGGCGAGCAGGGCGAGCCACTCACGCTCGGGCTGCGGGCCCTGGATGGCAGCGAGCGCACGGAGACGGTGCGGCCCTGGCCCCCCGCCGATGCGGCCGCGGGGTTGGGCCCCTGGGGCTCGCTGCGGCCGGCGGGATTCCTCGGGGACCTGGGCGCGCCGTCCGTCTACTACATCAACCTGTCGGGAGACGTGCTCACCGACCTCGGGGATTTCCTCACCCGCCTGAAGGAGGCGTCGGGCGCACGCGGCCTGGTGCTGGACATGCGGGGCTATCCCGGCATCGACCAGCATGCGGCCGCCCAGCACCTCCTCCAGAACACCGTCCGCTCCGCCATCTTCCGCATCCCGAGCTGGACGGGCCCGGACCAGCTCGACATGGAAGAGGTGCAGTACACCTTCCCGCCCCTGCCGGAGCCGTCCTTCACGGGCCCCATCGTCCTGCTGGTAGGCCCGCACACGGTGTCCGCAGCGGAGAACTTCTCCATCATGCTCGTCGCCCAGAAGCGCGTGCGGGTGGTGGGCCAGCGTAGCGCGGGCACCAACGGCAACGTCACCATGCTCCAACTGCCGGGAGCCTTCCGCTTCATATCCACCGGCGCGGAGGTCCTCTTCCCGGACCGCTCCACCTTCCATGGCGTGGGCATCGTCCCGGACGTGGAGGTGGCGCCCACGGCGGAGGACCTCGCCACGGGGAGGGACGCGGAGCTGCTCGCGGCCATTGAATTGCTGCTGCAATAG
- a CDS encoding DUF779 domain-containing protein encodes MAAEQPGAEVARVAVTPEAAAVIRQLRDSHGPLMFHQSGGCCDGSAPMCYAQREFRIGQRDVFLGEVEGCPVYIGGAQFEYWQHTHLTVDVVPGRGAGFSLEAPLGVRFLTRSRVFTDEEYERMKHAPPPRRGPPE; translated from the coding sequence ATGGCGGCCGAGCAGCCGGGCGCGGAGGTGGCCCGGGTGGCGGTGACACCCGAGGCCGCCGCCGTCATCCGCCAGTTGCGCGACTCGCACGGGCCGTTGATGTTCCACCAGTCGGGCGGCTGCTGCGACGGCAGCGCCCCCATGTGCTACGCGCAGCGCGAGTTCCGCATCGGCCAGCGAGACGTCTTCCTGGGCGAGGTGGAGGGCTGCCCCGTCTACATCGGCGGCGCGCAGTTCGAGTACTGGCAGCACACCCACCTCACCGTGGACGTGGTGCCGGGACGGGGCGCGGGCTTCAGCCTGGAAGCCCCGCTGGGCGTGCGCTTCCTCACCCGCAGCCGCGTCTTCACCGATGAGGAGTACGAGCGGATGAAGCACGCCCCGCCGCCCCGGCGGGGCCCGCCGGAGTAG
- the adh gene encoding aldehyde dehydrogenase: protein MIYAAPNQPGSKVKFKSRYQNFIGGRWVEPVRGQYFQNISPVTGQPFCEVPRSTSEDIDKALDAAHAARVAWGRTSPTARANILNKIADRIEQNLELLAVAESWDNGKPVRETLAADLPLAIDHFRYFAGCIRAQEGSAGELDADTVAYHFHEPLGVVAQIIPWNFPILMAAWKLAPALAAGNCVVLKPAEQTPVGILVLTELIQDLLPEGVLNIVNGFGIEAGKPLASSNRVAKVAFTGETTTGRLILQYASENLIPVTLELGGKSPNIFFDDVMAHDDDFFDKALEGFAMFALNQGEVCTCPSRALVHERIYGQFIERALERVKRVKPGNPLDTETMLGAQASSDQLEKILGYIDIGKKEGAKVLTGGERAHLPGDLKDGYYVSPTVFQGTNRMRIFQEEIFGPVVSVTTFKDFDDAMRIANETLYGLGAGVWTRDINQAYRAGRTIEAGRVWTNCYHLYPAHAAFGGYKQSGIGRENHKRMLDHYQQTKNLLVSYSPKALGFF, encoded by the coding sequence ATGATCTACGCCGCCCCCAATCAGCCCGGCTCGAAGGTGAAGTTCAAGTCCCGCTATCAGAACTTCATCGGCGGCCGCTGGGTCGAGCCCGTGCGCGGGCAGTACTTCCAGAACATCAGCCCCGTGACGGGCCAGCCCTTCTGTGAGGTGCCCCGCTCCACCTCCGAGGACATCGACAAGGCGCTGGACGCCGCCCACGCCGCGCGCGTCGCCTGGGGCCGCACCTCCCCCACCGCGCGCGCCAACATCCTCAACAAGATTGCCGACCGCATCGAGCAGAACCTGGAGCTGCTCGCGGTGGCGGAGAGCTGGGACAACGGCAAGCCGGTGCGCGAGACGCTCGCCGCCGACCTGCCGCTGGCCATCGACCACTTCCGCTACTTCGCCGGCTGCATCCGCGCCCAGGAAGGCTCCGCGGGCGAGCTGGACGCCGACACCGTCGCCTACCACTTCCACGAGCCGCTCGGCGTGGTGGCGCAAATCATCCCCTGGAACTTCCCCATCCTGATGGCGGCGTGGAAGCTCGCCCCGGCGCTCGCGGCGGGCAACTGCGTGGTGCTCAAGCCCGCGGAGCAGACGCCCGTCGGCATCCTCGTGCTCACCGAGCTCATCCAGGACCTCCTCCCGGAGGGCGTGCTCAACATCGTCAACGGCTTCGGCATCGAGGCCGGCAAGCCCCTGGCCAGCAGCAACCGCGTGGCCAAGGTGGCCTTCACCGGTGAGACGACCACCGGCCGGCTCATCCTCCAGTACGCCAGCGAGAATCTCATCCCGGTGACGCTGGAGCTGGGCGGCAAGAGCCCGAACATCTTCTTCGACGACGTCATGGCCCATGACGACGACTTCTTCGACAAGGCGCTCGAGGGCTTCGCCATGTTCGCCCTCAACCAGGGCGAGGTGTGCACCTGCCCCTCGCGCGCCCTGGTGCACGAGCGCATCTACGGCCAGTTCATCGAGCGCGCCCTGGAGCGCGTCAAGCGCGTCAAGCCGGGCAACCCGCTGGACACCGAAACGATGCTGGGCGCCCAGGCCTCCAGCGACCAGTTGGAGAAGATTCTCGGCTACATCGACATCGGCAAGAAGGAGGGCGCCAAGGTCCTCACCGGTGGCGAGCGCGCGCACCTGCCCGGCGACTTGAAGGACGGCTACTACGTGTCGCCCACCGTGTTCCAGGGCACCAACCGGATGCGCATCTTCCAGGAGGAAATCTTCGGCCCCGTGGTGAGCGTCACGACGTTCAAGGACTTCGACGACGCGATGCGCATCGCCAACGAGACGCTGTACGGCCTGGGCGCGGGCGTGTGGACGCGTGACATCAACCAGGCCTACCGCGCCGGGCGCACCATCGAGGCCGGGCGCGTGTGGACCAACTGCTACCACCTCTACCCGGCGCACGCGGCCTTCGGCGGCTACAAGCAGTCCGGCATCGGCCGCGAGAACCACAAGAGGATGCTGGACCACTACCAGCAGACGAAGAACCTGCTGGTGAGCTACAGCCCCAAGGCCCTGGGTTTCTTCTGA
- a CDS encoding sigma-54-dependent Fis family transcriptional regulator — MGTLTLSASPFLWEQFLVGALDRDAGARPELHPILTRWSRSRMLGAPSTGLPDEGPSVGHLALVERRARLEPVWHELGGMMEVLAAAPLPSGRVALLADRDGVILATRTSGGDFRDHADAVRLIEGACWDETSRGTNAIGTALAEASSVAVVGPAHYAQRHHGLVCYAAPVHDPFGELVCVLDVTGPAGAADPLVLVAVASMAYAAEARLREVAWARVATAARGGLEARLAREDSPVLIVEPPGRVRHANGAARALLGDVASSGTGGVLGLSWPELKAAALRGESLEVRSSERGTPWRVHAEAVGEAGGGATLAVLVRLEPLVSRARAVAMDAPAPGSGPWAALKGRDAHLCATLREAARFAPTALPVLLLSETGTGKELLARALHSASAVASGPFVAVNCGALSPALLESELFGHAPGAFTGARSGGADGKLAAADGGTLFLDELAEMPPALQVLLLRVLEDGNYSRVGESRVRQSRFRLIGATCRDLDAAVRAGTFRSDLYYRLQGVVLRLPPLRERSDLGELAQALLAGLAEASGQARPTLSPAALARLAAHAWPGNVRELKTVLRLALVRASGSPVLDVNALPPELGRGPVSGAAAAPRPVESTPPPADEAAPRALRELEAHAIQEALAHSDGNVARAARRLGIARSTLYRMVERFGLVLPPRS, encoded by the coding sequence GTGGGTACGCTCACCCTCAGCGCCTCACCGTTCCTCTGGGAGCAGTTCCTCGTCGGCGCGCTCGACCGGGACGCCGGGGCGCGTCCGGAGCTGCACCCCATCCTGACGCGCTGGAGCCGCTCGCGCATGCTGGGGGCTCCGAGCACGGGCCTTCCGGACGAAGGCCCCAGCGTCGGGCACCTGGCCCTCGTCGAGCGGCGCGCGCGGCTGGAGCCGGTGTGGCACGAGCTCGGAGGGATGATGGAGGTGCTCGCGGCGGCGCCCCTGCCCTCGGGGCGCGTGGCGCTGCTCGCGGACCGGGATGGCGTCATCCTCGCCACCCGCACCTCGGGCGGCGACTTCCGGGACCACGCGGACGCGGTGCGCCTCATCGAGGGCGCGTGCTGGGATGAGACTTCGCGGGGCACCAACGCCATCGGCACCGCGTTGGCGGAGGCTTCGTCCGTGGCCGTGGTGGGGCCCGCGCACTACGCGCAGCGGCATCATGGGCTCGTCTGCTACGCGGCCCCGGTGCATGACCCCTTCGGGGAGTTGGTGTGCGTGCTGGACGTCACGGGGCCCGCCGGTGCGGCGGACCCGCTCGTGCTCGTGGCGGTGGCGAGCATGGCGTACGCGGCCGAGGCACGCCTGCGCGAGGTGGCCTGGGCGCGTGTGGCCACCGCGGCGCGCGGTGGGCTGGAGGCGCGGCTGGCGCGCGAGGACAGCCCCGTCCTCATCGTCGAGCCTCCGGGGCGCGTGCGCCATGCGAACGGCGCGGCGCGAGCGCTGCTCGGAGACGTTGCGTCCTCGGGCACGGGCGGAGTGCTGGGACTGTCGTGGCCCGAGCTGAAGGCGGCGGCGCTGCGGGGAGAGTCGCTGGAGGTCCGCTCCTCCGAGCGGGGTACGCCCTGGCGCGTCCACGCGGAGGCGGTGGGCGAAGCCGGAGGTGGCGCGACGCTCGCGGTGCTCGTGCGGTTGGAGCCGCTGGTGTCGCGCGCGCGGGCCGTGGCCATGGACGCACCGGCACCCGGGAGCGGGCCGTGGGCCGCGCTCAAGGGGCGTGACGCGCACCTGTGCGCCACGCTGCGCGAGGCGGCGCGCTTCGCTCCGACGGCGCTTCCGGTGCTGCTGCTGTCGGAGACGGGCACCGGGAAGGAACTGCTCGCGCGGGCCCTGCACTCCGCGAGCGCCGTGGCCTCCGGCCCCTTCGTGGCCGTCAACTGCGGGGCGCTCTCCCCCGCCCTGCTGGAGAGCGAGCTGTTCGGCCATGCTCCGGGCGCCTTCACCGGTGCGCGCTCGGGAGGCGCGGACGGCAAGCTCGCGGCGGCGGATGGGGGCACGCTGTTCCTCGACGAGCTCGCGGAGATGCCTCCGGCGCTCCAGGTGTTGCTGCTTCGCGTGCTGGAGGACGGGAACTACTCGCGCGTGGGCGAGTCCCGGGTGCGGCAGTCACGCTTCCGGCTCATCGGGGCCACGTGCAGGGACCTCGATGCGGCGGTGCGAGCCGGCACGTTCCGCTCCGACCTCTACTACCGCCTCCAGGGGGTCGTGCTGCGGCTGCCACCACTGCGGGAACGCTCGGACCTTGGCGAGCTGGCGCAGGCACTCCTCGCCGGGCTGGCGGAGGCTTCGGGCCAGGCGAGACCCACGCTGTCACCCGCCGCACTCGCGCGGCTCGCGGCCCACGCGTGGCCCGGCAACGTGCGTGAGTTGAAGACGGTGCTGCGTCTGGCGCTGGTGCGGGCCTCGGGCTCGCCGGTGCTGGACGTGAATGCATTGCCTCCCGAGCTCGGAAGGGGGCCGGTGTCGGGTGCTGCCGCTGCACCTCGCCCGGTGGAGTCCACACCACCGCCGGCCGATGAAGCCGCACCGCGCGCGCTCCGTGAACTGGAGGCCCACGCCATCCAGGAAGCGCTCGCGCACAGCGATGGCAACGTGGCGCGGGCCGCGCGCCGGCTGGGCATTGCGCGCAGCACGCTGTACCGCATGGTGGAGCGCTTCGGCCTGGTGCTGCCGCCCCGCTCGTGA
- a CDS encoding helix-turn-helix domain-containing protein produces MRTAARQRFTAATHLERHRHVTGYTAVVVAGGYVEAGDSGRFRLEAGSVVFHRAYEAHADHFGTTGAVVLNLPLPASAPEVPVGLLRDVDAVVRLAERDSLAAADLVVSSLVAPLAGPGDWPDLLAAALRDNPSLGLTDWAERMSLAPETAARGFKRAYGVSPKRYRADVRALQAWRQLPHSPLPLAQLALALGFTDQAHMTRDVVALTGRTPGALRRGTPPPEGQLDSRTARR; encoded by the coding sequence ATGAGGACCGCAGCACGGCAGCGCTTCACGGCGGCGACCCACCTGGAGCGCCACCGGCATGTCACGGGGTACACCGCCGTCGTCGTGGCGGGTGGCTATGTCGAGGCGGGGGACTCCGGTCGCTTCAGGCTGGAGGCGGGCTCCGTGGTGTTCCACCGCGCCTACGAAGCACACGCCGACCACTTCGGCACCACCGGCGCTGTCGTCCTCAACCTGCCGCTTCCCGCCTCGGCGCCGGAGGTGCCCGTGGGACTGCTGCGAGACGTGGACGCCGTGGTGCGGCTCGCTGAGCGGGACTCCCTGGCAGCGGCGGACCTCGTCGTCTCGTCGCTGGTGGCTCCCCTCGCAGGTCCGGGGGACTGGCCCGACCTGCTCGCCGCGGCACTGCGGGACAATCCCTCCCTGGGCCTGACGGACTGGGCGGAGCGCATGAGCCTCGCGCCGGAGACGGCGGCCCGTGGCTTCAAGCGGGCCTACGGCGTCTCGCCCAAGCGCTACCGGGCCGACGTGCGTGCACTCCAGGCTTGGCGGCAGCTTCCCCACTCCCCGCTGCCGCTCGCGCAGCTCGCCCTCGCGCTGGGCTTCACCGACCAGGCGCACATGACTCGCGACGTGGTCGCCCTGACGGGGCGGACGCCCGGGGCACTGAGGCGCGGAACACCACCGCCCGAGGGTCAACTGGATTCAAGAACGGCCCGGCGCTAG
- a CDS encoding MFS transporter — protein sequence MPAPAADDGAETRASGLLLRNRPFRSLWTARVISFTGDSLSLVALMLHVAGATGQALAVSLLLLVGDFAPALLSPITGAISDRFDLKRVMVVCELLQGALLLTLALVLPPLPVLLVLVGLRAVAGQVFQPASRAAVPALVKERELEVANSTLGFGTNAAEALGPLVAAALLPFVGVRGVLLIDAASFFLSALLLAFVPSLPQVPGEAHGPPPSLLRQARLGLGYLWATPAVRVIALGFCAVVAFNGVDDVALVLLAKETFHAGDSAVGLLLGAVGVGLVCGYGLLARYGPRVSMPLLLVLGFAVSSVGNLLTGLAWAVSAALAMQTVRGLGIAAMDVATNTLLQRVVPPGMLGRVFGNLYGAIGVAAAVSYLGGGLLLDATSAPVTLMVAGAGGTLATLLVALTLPGALRKSLAARDAASDVVRRAASP from the coding sequence ATGCCGGCACCGGCCGCGGATGATGGAGCCGAGACGCGCGCATCGGGGCTCCTGCTGCGCAACAGGCCGTTCCGCTCACTGTGGACCGCGCGAGTCATCTCCTTCACGGGGGACTCGCTCAGCCTCGTGGCGCTGATGCTCCATGTCGCCGGGGCCACCGGACAGGCGCTCGCGGTGTCGCTGCTGCTGCTGGTGGGGGACTTCGCTCCCGCGCTGCTGAGCCCCATCACCGGGGCCATCAGTGACAGGTTCGACCTCAAGCGGGTGATGGTGGTCTGCGAGCTGCTCCAGGGCGCGCTCCTGCTGACGCTCGCGCTCGTCCTGCCGCCGCTGCCGGTGCTGCTGGTCCTGGTGGGGCTGCGCGCGGTTGCCGGACAGGTCTTCCAGCCCGCGTCTCGCGCCGCGGTGCCGGCGCTGGTGAAGGAGCGGGAACTGGAGGTCGCGAACTCCACCCTCGGTTTCGGCACCAACGCCGCGGAGGCGCTGGGCCCGCTGGTGGCCGCGGCGCTGCTGCCATTCGTGGGCGTGCGCGGCGTGCTCCTCATCGACGCCGCGTCCTTCTTCCTCTCCGCGCTGCTGCTGGCCTTCGTGCCGTCCCTGCCGCAAGTACCGGGCGAGGCGCATGGCCCTCCGCCGTCACTCCTCCGGCAGGCGAGGCTGGGCCTGGGCTACCTCTGGGCCACTCCCGCCGTGCGTGTCATCGCGCTGGGCTTCTGCGCCGTTGTCGCGTTCAACGGCGTGGACGACGTGGCGCTGGTGTTGCTGGCGAAGGAGACCTTCCACGCGGGGGACTCGGCGGTGGGGCTCCTGTTGGGCGCGGTGGGCGTCGGATTGGTGTGCGGCTACGGGCTGCTGGCGCGGTATGGCCCGCGCGTGTCGATGCCGCTGCTCCTCGTGCTCGGGTTCGCGGTGAGCAGCGTGGGCAACCTGCTCACCGGACTGGCCTGGGCCGTCTCCGCGGCGCTCGCGATGCAGACGGTGCGGGGCCTGGGCATCGCGGCGATGGATGTGGCCACCAACACGCTGCTCCAGCGGGTGGTGCCACCGGGGATGCTCGGCCGGGTCTTCGGCAATCTCTACGGCGCGATTGGCGTGGCCGCCGCGGTGTCCTATCTGGGCGGCGGCCTGCTGCTGGATGCGACCTCCGCCCCGGTGACGCTGATGGTCGCCGGGGCCGGAGGTACGCTGGCCACGCTCCTGGTGGCGCTCACGCTTCCGGGCGCCCTGCGCAAGAGCCTGGCCGCACGAGACGCCGCGTCCGATGTGGTCAGACGAGCCGCTTCCCCTTGA